In the Pelmatolapia mariae isolate MD_Pm_ZW linkage group LG10_11, Pm_UMD_F_2, whole genome shotgun sequence genome, CAGGATGCTCATCCTTCAATGCAGGTTGCACTCTTCatacaaattttttttaatgtaagttATGGATGAACGTTGTTTATATAAGAGATTCTGAAACTCCCAGAATACTGCTGACGCTGTATTCATTAAGCAAGCACTATATGTGATAGCTAATGATGTACATTTATATTATTGCTCACTAGAGACATCAGTAACTACTCTAATGTGGAGCATTTGGCTTAGACTTTATTTCTGAGCCAACATAGTTAGAAGGTGATGAAAACTCTTATTGGTTCTGAAGAAGCAATTAAGAAAATATAAGGCTATAAAGGGGTTTTCTCTTCTTATTCGTACCTTGTAGAGCAATAGATCCTCCACCAAGTTCTCCTCTTCAAAAGGCAGAGGTCATTTCATCTGAAGGGTATGTTGGTGCTGAATGTAAATTAAACTGTGCAAAACCTGAGCAAATATTTACTGCTTCTCTGCAAATCTGCATATTTCAAGCTTAATCTCAGTTAAATCTGAACATTTAAACCAAATACTCAGtgctttgtttgtctgttttaggAATTCAGCTAATCAGGCAAGAGCTGAAAATATTTCAGCTCCGAAAGACACTCGGCCTGAAGGCTCAACAGTGAAGATAAAGTTAGTATACGAGACTGTAACTGGAAGTGTTAAATTTAAAGATGCTGAGTGTTTGTTATTTTGCTTACAAATCTCATTTTTTTGGGAAGAAGTAACACTCTCTTTTACAGGCCTCAACCCCCCACAAAAGCACCTATTCAAAATTTTAATGCACAGCCAGAAAAGACATTTACTGAAGCGACTGCAGAAAACACGGAACAACATGCTGATGCACCAGCTGACACCTGTCACAATGAGAAAAATCCCCCTGCAGAAATCTCTGCTGTGGaaggcacagtgagagagagtaGCGAGAGTAAAAGCACTGCTGGAATCTCCGGAGAATCTGTAATCAAAAGAGAACCGCCGAATACAACTAATTTAGAGCATGCAGGAGTAAACATGTATGGACCACCTGCTTTGGCAACATCAGGAAAAGAAGCTTCTCTCCAAGGCGGTGTGGAAACACCCGCTGTAAGTGATGCAACACCAGAAGAAGAAACTGCTCTACAAAACAGCACCATATCAGTCACCGACACTCTGCCTGCACCATCTAGTCAATCCGATGCTGACACTGCCAAGGGTGTGGAGTTTAAAGTCGAGTCTGCACCACCCTCTGAGCCGGTTTTTAAGAGCGGAACTGAAGAGGCGGTTGAGCGCGAAGATGAAGGCACTGTTGTTGAACAAAGTTTTGATCCAACACCTAAGACAGCAGCAGACTGTGACAAAGAGTTGAACATTGAAGATGCCCTTGACCAAGTAGCTGCTTCAGATGCAGAAGGTGTTTTGGATAACACAGAGCACGCAGCTATTAGACTGACTGATGCTTTAGATGTGGAGACGGCCAAGGCTGAAGCTGTTCCTAAACCTGTGGAAGATCCAAGACAACCCCACTCTGAGGACttcaaaccaaaccaaaagtGTGATGATAGCCATATgtgagtgtttttatttaaaaaaaaaataaaggaacagTAGAGTATTCAGTGTTGTTCGCATATTTTTATTTGAGCACTAAAATCATTCTCATTGTTTGTGACTATTTCTTTTAGTTCTGATGTGTCTCAAAAGCCTGCAGAGGACGTAAACTCAACAAAAACTCCGAATAAGCCCATGTAAGTTTCTCACTGTTACTATACATAGTTATACAACACTCAAAAAATATCTATCCCTAAAATGTTGACATTAAGTAATTTGATTACATGTAAATTTTCCAAGTGGTTTAGTTACATACATTAAATGTAAAACGGTAATTTAATGGACTCTGGTCATGATTGTTATACATTTGGCATATCTTCCTTAATTGATGaaatatttgaataaattcACTTTTGATTTCATATATTTCAGTTACATTTATTCAAAATTATTGCTTTGTGTTTATGAGAGCCAAGAATGTTTTTTTGAGTGTACATAAGTGTAAAAATTAATAAGGTTCATaacctttgctttgttttttaaccatCTGCTTCAGTCATGGCAAATCTCCTTGTTACTTCTGCAACCAAATCATTAATGGAAATGTCAAGATCATATTCAGTGAGCCTTCGATGAACTGCCACCCAGACTGTTTAAAGGTTTGTTATGTCTTCTTTTGTAAAAAATGCTGTATATCTGTGCTTTTATGATATCCTTTCACTATCTCTTTTGTACATGAAATTAACACTGAGTATGCTTTTGCAGTGCGGGGTTTGTGCTAGGGCCCTTGGAGATATGCTGACCCCCATGTTCTTGAAGGACCAAGTGATCCAGTGTGGAGTGTGTTTTTCAGAAGCGGTTAAGAAATGATGCCTATTTGGGACAAATATGTTTCCAGAAAATAGTCCAAGCATACCTTGATGAATGTGCTGTCCATTATTTCCCATAACTTCCCTATccacttcttctttctttcttttttttgtaacaacTGTATCCAGTAAAAGGGCAGTATATTGTTATGATTAATGATTCTGCAATGAAAAggataaatgaaaaatacagcaaaaaaacaaaaaacaaaaaacaaataccgGCAATGCAACTGTATATAGCTAAAATAAAATTCCACGCATcagatttaaatgttttaatgagCCTTAATTTCAAATAAGCACACACAAGTCTAAGTAGCAGGGCTACACGCTAAACACCTGGAGACAAGTTACTGAAGCATCAACCCCTCTGCAACCTAAAACAGCTTATATTGGGCTGAACACCTTTTTATCCCACCTACCATGgtagcatttaaatgaaagagaaaaaaagagactgtaTAAGTATGACTAAAAAGCACGTTTATTGTAAGTGAAAGCTCAATGGGAAAATTTGGTTCGTTCAGCCTCACTTGTTTTAGTTCATGCAGTTTTGAAGGCTGATAatagagaagccacaaaatcataCTGAGAGCCAATTTGGGTGTCAGTAACCACTGAATACTGTGCATGCAGTTATGACTTGCGAGGCAAGCTGTCATTGCTCTTAATTATTCATGAAACATCATAAATCACAATGAGCACCAACAAAGCCTCACACAAAGGATAAAGTGAGAGATACAACCAGCAATGGGAAAATGAACAACAAAGCTAAGAGAATCATCTTGAAAGGAGGATCTGATGCGCAGGCCAGAGCTCATTGCTGGAGGTAAATTATCTTCATCTCTCTGTCTGTTGTTCATACATAATAGTGATGAGAAACTATTTCTGTTATTGGAAAGGTTTAAAGAATAGCAGGCAATCCAGGTTTGGAGGTTGCCATTTCCCAGAGGATGAATGTAGGCTGACTGTCCATCTCGTAGTCGGATAATGGGGTTAACAGAGAAAACTGAGGCGCTGCACTTAGCGAATGCCTTTTCTGCCCAGGAACCGCAGAACTGCGTAGTTGTAGGTGGTGGCAACCAGATACAGGAACTAGAGTGAGTGAAAGaattaatgaaatgaaaaaaataatcagcttCTACACATATGCTAGTACTGTAAGCAATTTTTTTGCAAGCAGACAATGAATATTCATTTGTCTCCAAGAGGAGAAGTGATCAGTATAATGCTTTAATCATCCAAGATAGAAAGCAAACTTTAATAGTCATCTCTGACTGTGTGTAGTCACGAACATAGTTTTGGTTTAGAGAAATCCACACGTTGAAAATTAATTTATTTCTCCTCAATACAAACAAGGTGACTGGAATTTTTGTGTGTGAAGATCACAGCATTGAAAACTGACATTGACAATGTGTCGCCGTTCCTCCAAATAATTCACATACTTTGCTGTGTACAATGTTAATCAGAAGCAGTTCCACTCACAACACATATGTATTCAAAATGATACtttaaacagtaaaagaagCACTGTTTCTGGAAACTCATTTTCAAGTGCCTAGATTGAGAAAAAACGTTTATCGGATGTACCGGTGATGGTGTTTTTCCTGCTTCATcataacattatataatatgATAAATATAGATAATATGATATTACATATATATCATATGTATGTCCAGGATCAACACTAAAACTGGCCAATCatgctgttgtgatgtcacagcatTGCAATTTGGGGGGGGAAATAAGAAAAAGATGCCCTTGTTCAAATATGACCCTAATGGTAAGCATTTCAACGGTTTTCTTTATTAAttaatgcaataaaatatatatattatgaaGATAGGCTTGCTGCCAGCCAGAATTAGGTTACTTGCATTGGTTTGGTAATGATAGTTTTTAAAGCAATAGCTAACTTCCTGACCTGTGCTATCTGAATTCTCAGAAAATATTGTTGGTCACTGGCAATATTAATCCTTGACAAgcattattatgatgatgtagGAAAAACACCAACACCGCAGAgtggtttcattttaaaatttaaatttgattcagctgtttaAATGGAGTTAGCTTAAATGTCCTAGAAATAATGCAAAAAATAGCTCACCAGTGCTAACAGAGTGATCCCAGCACCGGCAAATGCAGCTATGTACAAGTCATATGTGACATAGAACTGGAagacataataaaaaaaggTTAGCTTGAGACACATGCAGGGCGTTTAATCAAACTCTTGTGTGTTACTGTGAGCTCTCTCATATGCACGTTGTCCTGCTAATAATTCAAAACAGATTTTATGTTGATTTTGACCAGTGATTTTAATGTGATGATGCCAAAATGTTATATTAAACTGTATAAAGACTCTACTCACTTCACTAGTTTTGCAGATTGCTGCTAAGGTTGTCCCACAAGACTTGCCTGGCATTGCATTCCAAGGAAGCAGACCTTAAATGGAGACATAACATAAGTGAGATACCTCATACTATGGCTGAATTATGATGAGATTTGATGATCCGTGTATGCTCTGGCTTGCCCAAAGCATGTCAGGGAAACTGTAGTAAAGAAATGACCATAAAGGTGTAGTTCTCTTCATTATTTCCTAACTAATATAGCCATCAGTCTTGCAGCCACTACACGGTGATTAATTGCTTTCAAGGGCGTATTAACATTCCCATCAGGGGGACCATGTGGTCAGTAGTTACACGAGCAACGCACCATACTGCCTGGCGTCCATGCAGATCCAGCCATGCTGATTAATGCTGGGGGTTGTTTCAGACAGGATGTTGACGGTGTGGCAGGTCTGCTCCATATTGAACAAGAAGAAGACTGGGATAGCACTGAAGGCAAACACCGCCAGCCAGATGAAGGCCAAGATGTACGTCACTATGATGAACTGTTGTAGCAAAAAAGTGCAGCACACAAGGTCACAGAATCGCAACACAGATGCTAATAGATACTTTCCGCGTGATAAATGTGGTGTCATTAAATCTGTAATGAACCATAATTCATGTGGAAATTGCAGAAACAAAGAGCATTTATTAGACTCAAAACAAGCCAGAATTCAGCATCTCAACAATGTTGACACGTCACATTTACCCTCCCTCTTcatttcctccctccctcctcccccaCCCATGTGCTCACCGTCAGGCTGAGGCAGCGGCCGCACTGGGTACTCCTGAATTCGCCGAAGGTCTGTTTGACAGCACTTGTTGTGTAGAAGCCCTCAGCCAGTAGCAGGATACCATACAggaagaaaaatgaagccagacCATAGATCACGTACTGGAAGTATTTGA is a window encoding:
- the plp1b gene encoding proteolipid protein 1b isoform X2, whose protein sequence is MGCYDCCIRCIGAVPYPSLVATLLCYAGMALFCGCGHEALTQTEVLVETYFARNVQDYVVMASFIKYFQYVIYGLASFFFLYGILLLAEGFYTTSAVKQTFGEFRSTQCGRCLSLTFIIVTYILAFIWLAVFAFSAIPVFFLFNMEQTCHTVNILSETTPSINQHGWICMDARQYGLLPWNAMPGKSCGTTLAAICKTSEFYVTYDLYIAAFAGAGITLLALFLYLVATTYNYAVLRFLGRKGIR
- the plp1b gene encoding proteolipid protein 1b isoform X1, whose product is MFPVRQPWLCKALGCYDCCIRCIGAVPYPSLVATLLCYAGMALFCGCGHEALTQTEVLVETYFARNVQDYVVMASFIKYFQYVIYGLASFFFLYGILLLAEGFYTTSAVKQTFGEFRSTQCGRCLSLTFIIVTYILAFIWLAVFAFSAIPVFFLFNMEQTCHTVNILSETTPSINQHGWICMDARQYGLLPWNAMPGKSCGTTLAAICKTSEFYVTYDLYIAAFAGAGITLLALFLYLVATTYNYAVLRFLGRKGIR